The genomic interval CACGCATCCGCGCGGCCTCGCTTTTGCCGGCCAGCAACCACACGCCCACCGCAATCGACACCGCAATGACAGCGGCCAGACCCAGAGCGGCGGCAAAACCACTTGCAAAGCTCGCGTGCGCGGCCGACATCAGCGTGGCGCGTACGGCGGCCGGCAAACCAGCGGTGGCCTGCGCCGTATCGCCGGCCAGCACGCGAGACATGAAGCCTGAATCGAACGCGGTTTTCACCTCGGGCGTCACTGGCGTCGCCGCGAGAAATGCCTCGTGCGTGCGCGCCGCCAGCACCGCACCGAGCACCCCGACCGAGGTGACAATGGCGGTGAAGCGCGTCGTCGTGCTGATGCCGGAGGCCATGCCGGTGCGATCCGGCGGCACGCAGGCCATGATCGCCTTCTGCGTGTCGCCGTTCAGAATGCCGGCGCCGAGTCCCGTCACGATCATGCCGAGCGCGACCAGCGCATAGCGTTCGTCGCCCGCAACCCATGCCGTCAGCAGATTGCCGAGGGCGATCAGCACCAGGCCCGCCGACAGCACCGCCATGCTCGACACACGCCTGCCGAGCGCGGCGCCGATATACGGCCCGACCACCATCGACAGCGCGAACGGCAACATGCCGACGCCCGCCGCCACCGCCGACAGACCGAACGCGTTCTGCAGATACAGCGGCAGGAACGTCATCATTACTTGCGCGCAGGCGGCGTAGCCGAACATGGCAAGCACGGCGGCGACAAAGCGTGGTTGCCGGAACAGCGCGAGATCGACCATTGCATGTGCGCGTACTCGTTGCACCTGAACGAAGGCGGCGAACAACAGCACGCAGGCAAGGAGCCGCGCGACGGTCGGCCAGCCCGCAAGGCCGTCGGCCGGTACTTCGATCAACGCCCAGATGCCGAGCGCGAGCGCGCTGCCGAACAGCACGCTGCCGGCGAGATCGAGCGGACCGGGTTTCGGATTGCGCGACTCGACGATCGCGCGCGACGCGCACCACGCGAGCACCGCGCACACCGGCAGATTCAGCAGAAAGATCCAGCGCCAACCGAACCATTGCGTGATGACGCCGCCGACCAGCGGCGCCACCGTGGTGGCGAGGCCCATGCAGGTGCCCCACACAGCCCACGCGCGCACCCGGGCGGGGCCTTCGTGGAACGTATTGGCGATCACGGC from Paraburkholderia phytofirmans PsJN carries:
- a CDS encoding MFS transporter, which produces MPPPSPHQRPTTVNPAFVLATASATCALIVLDTNVVAVSLPSIARSFHASFADVEWVVSAYMVAFASCLLPAGGLADRVGRKKMLLLGLAVFFLASLGCGAAPTAAALNIARAVKGVGAAMLLTAALAVIANTFHEGPARVRAWAVWGTCMGLATTVAPLVGGVITQWFGWRWIFLLNLPVCAVLAWCASRAIVESRNPKPGPLDLAGSVLFGSALALGIWALIEVPADGLAGWPTVARLLACVLLFAAFVQVQRVRAHAMVDLALFRQPRFVAAVLAMFGYAACAQVMMTFLPLYLQNAFGLSAVAAGVGMLPFALSMVVGPYIGAALGRRVSSMAVLSAGLVLIALGNLLTAWVAGDERYALVALGMIVTGLGAGILNGDTQKAIMACVPPDRTGMASGISTTTRFTAIVTSVGVLGAVLAARTHEAFLAATPVTPEVKTAFDSGFMSRVLAGDTAQATAGLPAAVRATLMSAAHASFASGFAAALGLAAVIAVSIAVGVWLLAGKSEAARMRGAASNG